The Nasonia vitripennis strain AsymCx chromosome 4 unlocalized genomic scaffold, Nvit_psr_1.1 chr4_random0003, whole genome shotgun sequence nucleotide sequence GTAAATTTATCTTTCTAGTAGTATTGCCATTTCATTTCGATTTATATAATTGTGTTAATtaatttcgttttttaaaaacatttttttattttaggttATCAAGCAATTAAATCTTCAACACATAATGGAATATGAAATCCTTTACGAATGATTACTTGGAGCTTAAGTTTTTAAGGAATATGGAGTTAGATCTttctttttcagaaaataGTTTTACATCAGATTTTGAGATTTTAGAATCTACTTATGAAGAATATTTTAGTTCATCTGATTCGTTTAATGCAAGCCGATTTGAATTAATGAATGTACCAAAAAGGCTGGTTTCTGAAGATATTACGGCACAATGCAAACGACTAATTCGTCAGTACAATGTTattctaaaaaaagttttattgcTTATTCTTGATAAACAAGTAAAATTTCAAGAACAGTTTAATAgagtaataaaaattcaagagaAACTAGATAATGTTCTGAAAATTTGTGAATCTTgcagaaataatttaaaaacagcATCTCACCACTTTTCACTCTCTAGTTTGCTGATTCTATACTATTGCAGAAAacgaaaaattcttaaaaatttaataatgattttatatgGTATTAAAACTTTAGTATGTATTATTTAcactaatttttttctattttttgtaACTAAGAAAagcattaattaaaaattattttgtctAGAATCGTACAAAAGATAAACTTCAACAACTTCTTGATAGCGAAAATTATCCCACAGTAATAGCATTAATTTCCGACTGTAAACGATCTATAAATACTTACAAGCAATACAATTGTGTTGTAGCAGTACATGATAAACTGATGGATACTTTAGAATTCGTGGAAGAAAATTTGGATATGTctatttctaaaatttgtACATCCTTTAATGCCAATAACTATGCATCTGCACAAGACGCTTATAAATTTTTGGGTAAATCTCAAACTGCGATTGACCAATTACATATGCATTTTATTGCCACAATTCACAGTACTGCTCTTTCATCAGTTCTCAAATATGCGCAAAATGATATGAAAAGTCAATATAATCTTTTGTGCCAATATGTTccattaaacaaattttaccCTTGTTTATTGGAGCTCTGCGAGTCTTTTCTCTCAATATGGAAGTCATATTACTTTGTGATGAAATGGCATGAAAATGAGGGTAGTACGAATATAGAAAATAATggttatgaaaatattataaaagaccATAATcagaaatatatattgcaaaaattaCAAGCAGGCATAGTAAAAGTATGTAATGATGTGGAaactaaattaattatttttattgatggaTTTGATCTAATGAATCTTAAATTCGAAGAGTTACTTCAGGCATTGAACACTGTTGATAGGTATTTATCATACATCTTCCTTACAATTAATAATCAAATATATTGTACattctatttttttccttaaggatgttaaaaattggaaaaatacTATGCAAATCAAATATGACAAAGTTGTATGAATGTTCTAAAAACAAACTTCTTatgtattttgatttctatCACGCCTCACGATTAGAAgaactaaaaatatttctagAAAATGATGGATGGGGACTATGTCCCATTAAATCAAGTTTCAGAGTCACTCAATTGTTAGAGTTTAAACagttcaaatatatttttaatttatcgcaGAATAGTAGAAATACAGAAGAAAACTTATTTCAAATCATAGACGATTTTGATATCTATGATTTTAATCAAGCATTTTCTATTAATGCATCACTTCcttttgatttaaattttgataagccTGCAGAAGAAGATATTTTACGTAGTTCAGAGGTAAGTAACCGCTTCGCTTTTCTAAAtagcttttaatttttatataacttGAATTCACAATCGcattaacaa carries:
- the LOC100113956 gene encoding syndetin isoform X3, whose protein sequence is MKSFTNDYLELKFLRNMELDLSFSENSFTSDFEILESTYEEYFSSSDSFNASRFELMNVPKRLVSEDITAQCKRLIRQYNVILKKVLLLILDKQVKFQEQFNRVIKIQEKLDNVLKICESCRNNLKTASHHFSLSSLLILYYCRKRKILKNLIMILYGIKTLNRTKDKLQQLLDSENYPTVIALISDCKRSINTYKQYNCVVAVHDKLMDTLEFVEENLDMSISKICTSFNANNYASAQDAYKFLGKSQTAIDQLHMHFIATIHSTALSSVLKYAQNDMKSQYNLLCQYVPLNKFYPCLLELCESFLSIWKSYYFVMKWHENEGSTNIENNGYENIIKDHNQKYILQKLQAGIVKVCNDVETKLIIFIDGFDLMNLKFEELLQALNTVDRMLKIGKILCKSNMTKLYECSKNKLLMYFDFYHASRLEELKIFLENDGWGLCPIKSSFRVTQLLEFKQFKYIFNLSQNSRNTEENLFQIIDDFDIYDFNQAFSINASLPFDLNFDKPAEEDILRSSEENRVNDLSDDTDDEEILDELKYSYVDDIQNNIMHKMKDRHTGPIVTNTSLTVLRICGKYLQITRIFKELAKTVTHCMIQIFELYFYSVYCFFSTDLINTEFSTTLGTNLKRTISRIKENLIISEIKNSPLKHKVCQPHRSSVINLDDSKNVFGLTERIVAVESLIFLGHQYESFQLYLNSIIIDDQEKIDLNQSYFQSVPLTTALRKPVYMAAILRAFDVPHIIFSITKEDWELKDIMSQQNSYINFLIEDIRIIKEKISVIECNVPLTKEVSESIWESTSDILTYLLVEGFSAVKRCSNEGRALMQLDFTQFVAKFETITALRPMPHQEFVTTYIKAYYLPESSIESWIRDHSYV
- the LOC100113956 gene encoding syndetin isoform X2, which encodes MKSFTNDYLELKFLRNMELDLSFSENSFTSDFEILESTYEEYFSSSDSFNASRFELMNVPKRLVSEDITAQCKRLIRQYNVILKKVLLLILDKQVKFQEQFNRVIKIQEKLDNVLKICESCRNNLKTASHHFSLSSLLILYYCRKRKILKNLIMILYGIKTLNRTKDKLQQLLDSENYPTVIALISDCKRSINTYKQYNCVVAVHDKLMDTLEFVEENLDMSISKICTSFNANNYASAQDAYKFLGKSQTAIDQLHMHFIATIHSTALSSVLKYAQNDMKSQYNLLCQYVPLNKFYPCLLELCESFLSIWKSYYFVMKWHENEGSTNIENNGYENIIKDHNQKYILQKLQAGIVKVCNDVETKLIIFIDGFDLMNLKFEELLQALNTVDRMLKIGKILCKSNMTKLYECSKNKLLMYFDFYHASRLEELKIFLENDGWGLCPIKSSFRVTQLLEFKQFKYIFNLSQNSRNTEENLFQIIDDFDIYDFNQAFSINASLPFDLNFDKPAEEDILRSSEENRVNDLSDDTDDEEILDELKYSYVDDIQNNIMHKMKDRHTGPIVTNTSLTVLRICGKYLQITRIFKELAKTVTHCMIQIFELYFYSVYCFFSTDLINTEFSTTLGTNLKRTISRIKENLIISEIKNSPLKHKVCQPHRSSVINLDDSKNVFGLTERIVAVESLIFLGHQYESFQLYLNSIIIDDQEKIDLNQSYFQSVPLTTALRKPVYMAAILRAFDVPHIIFSITKEDWELKDIMSQQNSYINFLIEDIRIIKEKISVIECNVPLTKEVSESIWESTSDILTYLLVEGFSAVKRCSNEGRALMQLDFTQFVAKFETITALRPMPHQEFVTTYIKAYYLPESSIESWIRDHSRTILSKRPKILRYSQRSFDEP
- the LOC100113956 gene encoding syndetin isoform X1 produces the protein MKSFTNDYLELKFLRNMELDLSFSENSFTSDFEILESTYEEYFSSSDSFNASRFELMNVPKRLVSEDITAQCKRLIRQYNVILKKVLLLILDKQVKFQEQFNRVIKIQEKLDNVLKICESCRNNLKTASHHFSLSSLLILYYCRKRKILKNLIMILYGIKTLNRTKDKLQQLLDSENYPTVIALISDCKRSINTYKQYNCVVAVHDKLMDTLEFVEENLDMSISKICTSFNANNYASAQDAYKFLGKSQTAIDQLHMHFIATIHSTALSSVLKYAQNDMKSQYNLLCQYVPLNKFYPCLLELCESFLSIWKSYYFVMKWHENEGSTNIENNGYENIIKDHNQKYILQKLQAGIVKVCNDVETKLIIFIDGFDLMNLKFEELLQALNTVDRMLKIGKILCKSNMTKLYECSKNKLLMYFDFYHASRLEELKIFLENDGWGLCPIKSSFRVTQLLEFKQFKYIFNLSQNSRNTEENLFQIIDDFDIYDFNQAFSINASLPFDLNFDKPAEEDILRSSEENRVNDLSDDTDDEEILDELKYSYVDDIQNNIMHKMKDRHTGPIVTNTSLTVLRICGKYLQITRIFKELAKTVTHCMIQIFELYFYSVYCFFSTDLINTEFSTTLGTNLKRTISRIKENLIISEIKNSPLKHKVCQPHRSSVINLDDSKNVFGLTERIVAVESLIFLGHQYESFQLYLNSIIIDDQEKIDLNQSYFQSVPLTTALRKPVYMAAILRAFDVPHIIFSITKEDWELKDIMSQQNSYINFLIEDIRIIKEKISVIECNVPLTKEVSESIWESTSDILTYLLVEGFSAVKRCSNEGRALMQLDFTQFVAKFETITALRPMPHQEFVTTYIKAYYLPESSIESWIRDHSEYSPKQLIGLVTCINQNKRIKQRLLSVIEEQRLTR